A section of the Funiculus sociatus GB2-C1 genome encodes:
- a CDS encoding phenylpyruvate tautomerase MIF-related protein, whose translation MPLIKVQTSVDSPDKATVDGLLKSLSANLAKHLGKPESYVMTAFEPNVAMTFGGTVEPACYIEIKSVGNMSSLQTKAMSEDFCQQINEKLQVSKNRIYIEFADAKGSMWGWNSSTFG comes from the coding sequence ATGCCTTTAATCAAAGTTCAAACTTCTGTTGATTCTCCGGATAAAGCTACAGTTGACGGGTTACTAAAAAGTCTATCGGCAAATTTGGCAAAGCATTTAGGTAAACCGGAATCCTATGTAATGACAGCTTTTGAGCCGAACGTAGCCATGACTTTTGGCGGCACTGTTGAGCCTGCGTGTTATATCGAAATTAAAAGTGTTGGCAACATGAGTTCATTGCAAACTAAGGCAATGAGTGAGGACTTTTGCCAGCAAATTAATGAGAAGCTCCAGGTGTCCAAAAACAGAATATATATTGAGTTTGCTGATGCCAAAGGTTCAATGTGGGGATGGAATAGCTCAACTTTTGGTTAA
- a CDS encoding flavin reductase family protein has product MLDEQAKKTILRKIPHGIYVCGVKDGEEVNGFTASWVMQASFNPPLVVNCVKQDSKSHAMIKASGVFALSFLEAGQQEIAQKFFKPQRRVGNKFEDVEFYLGEETGCPIITDSLGYVECKVVGAVEQGDHTVYVGEVIAASVHREGDALLLESTPWQYGG; this is encoded by the coding sequence TTGCTAGACGAACAAGCTAAAAAAACAATTCTGCGTAAGATTCCCCACGGAATCTACGTCTGCGGTGTCAAAGATGGCGAAGAAGTTAACGGCTTCACAGCCAGCTGGGTGATGCAGGCATCGTTTAATCCTCCGCTTGTCGTAAATTGCGTCAAGCAGGATTCTAAATCCCACGCCATGATTAAAGCTAGTGGCGTGTTTGCTCTCAGTTTTCTGGAGGCGGGACAACAAGAAATCGCTCAGAAATTCTTCAAACCACAGCGTCGCGTCGGTAATAAGTTTGAAGATGTGGAATTCTATCTGGGAGAAGAAACTGGTTGTCCCATCATCACTGACTCTCTCGGTTATGTAGAATGTAAGGTCGTCGGTGCGGTAGAACAGGGGGATCACACTGTCTATGTCGGAGAAGTAATTGCTGCTAGTGTCCACCGGGAAGGTGATGCGCTTTTACTCGAAAGTACGCCTTGGCAATACGGCGGATAA
- a CDS encoding zf-TFIIB domain-containing protein codes for MRQIQCPKCLGSLEQVVYAAVEVDRCITCKGIWFDSLEVEKLKAIKGSESLDIGDPQTGSELNSCTGEVNCPICNEKMLRMVDIDRHRIWYEKCRICNGVWLDAGEFKNFKDNFKPQGLVGKFNKVLRGNRG; via the coding sequence ATGCGTCAGATACAATGCCCAAAGTGTCTGGGTAGCTTAGAACAAGTTGTTTATGCAGCAGTTGAAGTAGACCGCTGCATTACCTGCAAAGGAATTTGGTTTGACTCCCTTGAGGTAGAGAAACTAAAAGCCATTAAAGGTTCTGAAAGTTTAGACATTGGCGATCCTCAAACAGGTAGCGAGTTAAACTCATGTACCGGAGAGGTCAATTGCCCTATATGTAATGAGAAAATGCTCCGCATGGTTGATATCGATCGGCACCGTATATGGTATGAAAAATGTCGAATATGCAACGGTGTTTGGTTAGATGCCGGAGAATTTAAAAATTTCAAGGATAACTTCAAGCCACAAGGACTTGTGGGAAAGTTTAACAAAGTTTTGAGAGGAAATAGAGGCTAA